From Mucilaginibacter rubeus, a single genomic window includes:
- a CDS encoding phosphoribosylaminoimidazolesuccinocarboxamide synthase has protein sequence MNSIKETHFNFPGQTAFYKGKVRDVYTIDNKYLAMVVSDRISAFDVVLPEAIPYKGQVLNQIAARFLEATKDIVPNWVISVPDPSVTIGRICEPFKVEMVIRGYLAGHAAREYAAGRHHVCGVALPEGLKENDILPEPIITPTTKASVGHDEDISREEILARGIVSEEDYVKLEAYTQALFKRGTEIAAKQGLILVDTKYEFGKVDGQIYLIDEIHTPDSSRYFYKEGYEERQQKGEPQKQLSKEFVRRWLIENGFQGKDEQVVPVMTEEIVNSISERYIELYEKIIGEAFVKPAEGSVLTRVETAINNALSVM, from the coding sequence ATGAACTCAATAAAAGAAACACATTTTAACTTTCCGGGACAGACTGCTTTTTACAAGGGGAAAGTACGCGATGTTTACACTATAGATAATAAATACCTGGCCATGGTTGTTAGTGACCGTATTTCGGCCTTTGATGTTGTATTGCCTGAAGCTATTCCTTACAAAGGGCAGGTGCTTAACCAGATTGCCGCCCGTTTTTTGGAGGCTACAAAAGATATTGTTCCAAACTGGGTTATTTCAGTTCCGGATCCGAGCGTTACTATTGGTCGCATTTGTGAGCCGTTTAAGGTGGAGATGGTGATCCGCGGTTACCTTGCCGGCCATGCCGCGCGTGAGTATGCAGCAGGCAGGCACCATGTATGCGGTGTGGCTTTGCCCGAAGGTTTAAAAGAAAACGATATCCTGCCCGAGCCAATCATTACGCCAACTACAAAGGCATCGGTAGGGCACGATGAAGATATTTCACGCGAGGAAATCCTGGCAAGAGGTATCGTATCTGAAGAAGATTATGTGAAACTTGAAGCTTATACCCAGGCGCTGTTTAAACGCGGCACCGAAATTGCAGCTAAACAAGGTTTAATATTGGTTGATACTAAATATGAATTTGGTAAGGTTGATGGTCAGATCTATCTGATTGACGAGATCCACACACCTGATTCATCAAGATATTTTTATAAAGAAGGATACGAAGAACGCCAGCAAAAAGGTGAACCGCAAAAACAGCTTTCGAAAGAGTTTGTACGCAGATGGCTTATCGAAAATGGTTTCCAGGGTAAAGACGAACAGGTGGTACCGGTTATGACCGAGGAGATTGTTAATTCGATATCTGAGCGTTACATTGAGCTTTATGAAAAGATTATTGGCGAAGCATTTGTTAAACCTGCCGAAGGCAGTGTACTAACCCGTGTTGAAACAGCAATTAATAACGCCTTGAGTGTTATGTAA
- a CDS encoding STAS domain-containing protein, which translates to MKFTVDKHEKYILLKLNESKLNSIVTPQLKSELILINTEGQRNIILDLSQVKYADSSGLSSLLVGHRLCKNATGSFILAGLNDAVARLITISQLDNVLTIVPTAEEGVDLIFMEEIEKELKKEAR; encoded by the coding sequence ATGAAATTTACTGTAGATAAACACGAGAAATATATATTATTGAAGCTTAATGAATCAAAATTAAATTCAATAGTAACTCCTCAGTTAAAATCTGAATTGATACTGATCAATACCGAAGGTCAGCGCAACATCATTCTTGACTTGTCGCAAGTTAAATATGCCGATTCATCAGGTTTAAGCAGTTTACTGGTTGGTCATCGCTTGTGTAAAAATGCTACAGGTTCCTTCATTCTGGCTGGATTAAATGATGCGGTTGCACGTTTAATAACCATATCACAATTGGATAATGTATTAACCATTGTACCAACTGCCGAAGAAGGTGTCGATCTTATTTTTATGGAAGAGATTGAAAAAGAGTTAAAAAAGGAAGCAAGATAA
- a CDS encoding putative LPS assembly protein LptD: MKFITFFFLLAIILIVNGLANAGTILNGSHNGRPLRDTIIKLDSLRDKKLLKGKKSGSITPLRNGKPVNSLPGNDTTKKNKSGIQSEIKATAEDSIYSDRENQINYFYGKARVTYEDFELDADYIRVDEKNHLVFASGSIDPRTHQYIRRPIMKQKTDKPVASDSLLFNYQTKKVKIYNPASEQEGNFISGGQAKKLNDDEVAYRNVIFSTCDLPYPDTHFGIVITRGIGEKKRIISGPAYLEIEGIPLPLGIPFGFFPKPDTRTSGVILPTFGEDNTLGFYLKGLGYYIGINDYLDLTTTGSIYSKGSYELSSTARYLKRYKYTGNVTLSFGSHNYGLEGDPATKDAHIYWSHVQDANANPGSTFSASVDAGTSGFFRNTPSATNYNPTALAQSSLRSSIAYGKTWAGTPFNLSIGISHSQDIARKTVNIELPTIAFGMSSINPFDSKDRVGEQKWYQKITVSYNLVGTNKLNDIPEAQLFKSETLSKRLQNGFQHTIPVSLGLNVFKYFQFNNSINYTERWYFQSINERFERGSIAGSNQLVIDTVPGFKRAGEYSISTGLSTKLYATMNFKHGNLKAIRHVATPSISFSYRPDFSDPSFGYYKTAVSTATVPYPYTYQKYSIFQNGVYGGPSAGKQAGLNFSVDNTIEAKVKAKSSDTSGTDRKITILQGLSFSTFYNFAADSMKLSDISFSGHTAIFNQKLSISFSGVFSPYVTKVSDSISNNTIVKTSRYINRYAWQDGKFPTLTGLNISMGGSLNSTKATPGNAALNTIATMNTSQAQRLALVNSDPNAYVDFNVPWNISLNYSFSYQNYLNNKNTSNTLQISGDVNLTQKWKIQYTTTYDIKAAKFASATSFSIYRDLHCWDMAFQWIPFGVYKMYNVTLKVKASILQDLKLSKRSDYNPQSSFY, translated from the coding sequence TTGAAATTCATAACCTTTTTTTTTCTGCTTGCAATTATATTAATAGTAAACGGCCTTGCTAATGCTGGTACCATTTTAAATGGCAGCCACAACGGCAGACCTTTAAGGGATACTATTATCAAACTTGATTCGCTTCGTGATAAGAAACTTCTTAAAGGTAAAAAATCCGGCTCAATTACGCCACTTAGAAACGGTAAACCGGTAAATTCTTTACCTGGCAATGATACCACAAAGAAAAACAAAAGCGGGATTCAGTCGGAAATAAAAGCAACCGCCGAAGATTCGATCTACTCGGACAGAGAGAACCAGATCAATTACTTTTATGGCAAAGCCCGTGTAACCTACGAGGATTTTGAGCTTGATGCAGATTATATTAGGGTCGACGAAAAAAATCACCTTGTTTTTGCAAGTGGTAGCATAGATCCGCGTACGCACCAATATATCCGCAGGCCTATCATGAAGCAAAAAACGGATAAGCCGGTTGCGTCCGACTCTTTACTATTTAACTATCAAACTAAAAAAGTAAAGATCTACAACCCAGCATCCGAGCAGGAAGGGAACTTTATTTCTGGCGGACAGGCCAAAAAGCTTAATGATGATGAGGTGGCATACCGCAACGTAATTTTCAGTACCTGCGATTTGCCTTATCCCGATACGCATTTTGGTATAGTAATAACCCGTGGTATAGGCGAAAAGAAACGTATCATATCCGGCCCGGCCTACCTTGAAATTGAGGGGATACCATTGCCGCTTGGGATACCTTTCGGCTTTTTCCCAAAGCCGGATACCAGGACATCGGGTGTTATTTTGCCAACCTTTGGCGAGGACAATACGCTCGGCTTTTATCTTAAAGGACTTGGATATTATATCGGTATAAATGATTATTTGGATTTAACCACAACCGGCTCTATTTATTCAAAAGGCTCGTACGAGTTAAGCAGCACTGCCCGTTACTTAAAACGGTATAAGTATACCGGTAACGTAACGTTGAGCTTTGGATCGCACAATTATGGCCTGGAAGGCGATCCGGCTACTAAGGATGCGCATATTTACTGGTCGCACGTGCAGGATGCCAATGCTAACCCTGGTTCAACATTCAGTGCTTCGGTTGATGCGGGTACTTCAGGCTTCTTCAGGAATACGCCATCGGCAACTAATTATAACCCAACCGCGCTTGCCCAAAGTAGTTTGCGTTCAAGTATCGCGTATGGTAAAACCTGGGCCGGTACACCATTTAACTTAAGTATCGGTATTTCGCATAGCCAGGACATAGCGCGTAAAACGGTAAACATCGAGTTGCCTACCATAGCGTTTGGTATGTCGTCAATAAACCCATTCGATTCAAAAGACAGGGTAGGCGAACAAAAGTGGTATCAGAAAATTACAGTCAGCTACAACCTGGTAGGTACCAACAAACTGAACGATATCCCGGAGGCCCAGTTGTTCAAGAGCGAAACCTTATCGAAAAGGTTGCAAAATGGTTTCCAGCATACCATTCCGGTTAGTTTAGGCCTAAACGTGTTTAAGTACTTTCAGTTTAATAACAGCATCAACTATACCGAACGCTGGTATTTTCAAAGCATTAATGAAAGGTTTGAAAGGGGAAGTATTGCCGGATCAAACCAGTTAGTTATTGATACTGTTCCGGGCTTTAAGCGCGCTGGGGAATACAGCATCAGTACCGGCTTATCAACCAAATTATATGCTACCATGAACTTTAAGCATGGTAACCTGAAAGCCATCAGGCACGTGGCTACGCCGTCGATAAGTTTCAGTTATCGCCCCGACTTCAGCGACCCAAGCTTTGGATATTACAAAACCGCTGTAAGTACTGCTACAGTGCCATATCCGTACACTTATCAAAAGTATTCTATTTTCCAAAACGGCGTTTACGGCGGGCCTTCGGCCGGTAAACAGGCGGGTTTGAACTTCTCGGTTGATAACACGATAGAGGCAAAAGTGAAAGCGAAAAGCTCGGATACCTCCGGTACCGACCGTAAGATCACGATTTTGCAGGGTTTATCATTCTCTACCTTTTACAATTTCGCGGCAGATTCAATGAAATTGTCGGATATCTCGTTTTCGGGTCACACGGCAATCTTTAATCAAAAGCTGAGTATTAGCTTTTCGGGAGTATTTAGCCCTTATGTTACCAAGGTTAGCGATTCTATTTCCAATAACACCATCGTAAAAACAAGCCGTTACATAAACAGGTATGCCTGGCAGGATGGTAAATTTCCAACTTTAACAGGTTTGAATATCTCAATGGGCGGTAGCTTAAATTCAACCAAGGCAACCCCGGGTAATGCGGCGCTGAATACCATTGCAACCATGAATACCAGCCAGGCGCAACGATTGGCATTGGTGAATAGCGACCCGAATGCTTATGTGGATTTTAATGTGCCGTGGAATATATCATTGAACTATAGTTTCAGCTATCAAAACTATCTGAATAATAAAAACACAAGTAATACGCTCCAGATCTCGGGCGACGTAAACCTTACGCAAAAGTGGAAGATCCAGTATACTACCACTTATGATATAAAAGCGGCTAAATTTGCCAGCGCTACGTCGTTTTCCATATACCGGGATCTGCATTGCTGGGACATGGCGTTTCAGTGGATTCCGTTTGGGGTATATAAAATGTATAACGTAACTTTAAAGGTGAAAGCATCTATTTTGCAGGATTTGAAGCTGAGCAAGAGAAGCGATTACAATCCCCAATCATCTTTTTATTAA
- a CDS encoding ribonuclease Z — protein sequence MKFEVTILGSSSATPIFNRNPTSQVLNINERLYLIDCGEGTQQQMLRFDVKASRIDHIFISHLHGDHYLGLVGLLSSMHLNGRKKGLKLVCPEPLKEIIDLQLRYSDTELQFPVEYVFTNAQQREVVVSNNDVTIETIPLDHRIACTGFLFREKKRLRKLIKEKIENLDISVAYYSILKKGGDYTDEKGNVYKNEDLTIDSAEPKTYAYCSDTMYNENYLAQIANATLLYHEATFLNDMLDRAVITHHTTALQAGEIALKTNAKKLLIGHFSARYKTLNELLDEAKINFPSTELAIEGKTFFIE from the coding sequence ATGAAATTTGAGGTAACAATACTTGGAAGCAGCTCCGCAACTCCCATCTTTAACAGAAATCCCACTTCACAGGTGCTCAATATCAATGAGCGCCTGTATTTAATAGACTGCGGCGAAGGCACGCAGCAACAAATGCTCCGCTTTGATGTCAAAGCCAGTCGCATTGATCACATTTTCATCAGTCATCTTCACGGCGATCATTATTTAGGCCTGGTAGGCTTATTGTCATCCATGCACCTCAACGGGCGTAAAAAGGGGCTTAAGCTGGTTTGCCCCGAACCATTGAAGGAGATCATTGATCTGCAGTTAAGATATTCAGATACCGAGCTTCAATTCCCTGTTGAATATGTTTTTACTAACGCGCAGCAAAGGGAAGTAGTGGTCAGCAATAATGACGTTACTATTGAAACCATACCGCTTGATCATCGTATTGCCTGCACCGGTTTTTTATTCAGGGAGAAGAAACGACTTCGCAAACTGATCAAAGAGAAAATTGAAAACCTTGATATCTCCGTAGCCTATTACTCGATATTAAAAAAAGGCGGTGATTATACTGATGAGAAGGGGAATGTCTACAAAAATGAAGATTTAACTATCGATTCGGCGGAGCCAAAAACGTATGCTTACTGCTCCGATACGATGTATAATGAAAACTACTTAGCCCAAATTGCCAACGCAACGCTGCTATATCATGAGGCTACCTTTTTAAATGATATGCTTGATAGGGCTGTTATAACCCATCATACTACAGCATTACAGGCAGGAGAGATAGCCTTAAAAACCAATGCTAAGAAACTGCTTATCGGTCATTTTTCGGCCCGTTATAAAACCCTGAACGAGTTACTGGACGAGGCTAAAATAAATTTCCCCTCAACTGAACTTGCAATTGAGGGGAAAACCTTTTTTATAGAATAG
- a CDS encoding PhoH family protein, with product MNELKLSIENVNPAVLWGPNNDHFEIIKKQYPKLKIVARGSEVKVLGDDNELNIFQEKFTHLINHVEKFENLNITDLERILGSKASNNAANAEPAVADKFASGEVIVFGPNGIMVRARTTNQRRMVDSINKSDILFAIGPAGTGKTYTAVALAVRALKNKEIKRIILTRPAVEAGENLGFLPGDLKEKIDPYLRPLYDALDDMIPAEKLKVYLENRTIEIAPLAFMRGRTLDNCFVILDEAQNATDMQLKMFLTRMGPSAKFIVTGDVTQIDLPKKQQSGLHTALRILTDIKGIEIVYLSGEDVVRHKLVKRILEAYGDIQ from the coding sequence TTGAACGAGCTTAAGCTATCAATTGAAAACGTAAACCCTGCAGTATTGTGGGGCCCGAATAATGATCATTTTGAGATCATTAAGAAGCAATACCCCAAGCTTAAAATAGTTGCCAGAGGCAGTGAAGTAAAAGTTTTGGGCGATGATAATGAATTGAATATTTTTCAGGAAAAATTCACTCACCTGATAAATCATGTTGAGAAATTTGAAAATCTCAATATAACCGACCTCGAGCGGATCCTGGGTTCAAAGGCCAGTAACAACGCCGCAAATGCTGAACCGGCTGTTGCCGATAAGTTTGCAAGCGGCGAAGTGATTGTGTTTGGTCCTAACGGCATTATGGTTAGGGCGCGTACTACCAATCAGCGTCGTATGGTTGATAGTATCAACAAGAGCGATATCCTGTTTGCCATTGGCCCTGCCGGTACCGGTAAAACCTATACCGCTGTTGCTTTGGCGGTAAGGGCGTTAAAGAACAAAGAAATTAAACGTATCATATTAACCCGGCCGGCGGTTGAAGCAGGGGAGAACCTTGGTTTTTTACCGGGCGACCTTAAAGAAAAGATCGACCCTTACCTGAGGCCTTTGTATGACGCGCTTGACGATATGATCCCGGCCGAGAAACTTAAGGTTTACCTGGAGAACCGTACTATCGAAATTGCTCCGCTGGCATTTATGCGTGGTCGTACCCTTGATAACTGTTTTGTTATTTTGGACGAAGCCCAGAATGCTACCGATATGCAGCTGAAAATGTTCCTGACCCGTATGGGGCCATCAGCCAAATTCATAGTAACCGGCGACGTAACCCAGATAGATTTACCTAAAAAACAACAGTCGGGCTTACATACCGCTTTAAGGATCCTGACCGATATTAAAGGCATCGAAATAGTATACCTGAGCGGTGAGGACGTGGTAAGGCACAAATTAGTAAAACGAATATTAGAAGCCTACGGGGATATACAGTAA
- a CDS encoding N-acetylmuramoyl-L-alanine amidase, translating to MKNKALKRLIYSLWVLLVLLSFFPFKSYSSNLTNSVPPQSDTVVNSTGFKIKTIIIDPGHGGKPSASTGHYSHGASGSYSSERNVTLAIGFKLQAAIEKELTGVKAVMTRTTEDDVSFERRAEIANENKGQLFISLHCNSLSDRTVREKVGTKRHKAVYRTVRVPDRSGKGVLILVYGLHRTREEESAIQKNQVGEESELDGGALDPNDPMTIILTNEYKRKFRQQSIKLATLINGEFTDTDGRRSEGIREQGIYVLCHSAMPSVLVETGYINNPDDEKYLNSEDGQNEIVASIIRALTSYKKEMEQVAQ from the coding sequence ATGAAAAATAAGGCATTGAAAAGATTGATTTATAGTTTGTGGGTATTGCTGGTTCTCCTTTCATTTTTTCCTTTTAAATCATACAGTTCTAATTTAACTAATAGTGTTCCCCCTCAGTCGGATACTGTTGTTAACAGCACCGGTTTTAAGATCAAAACCATTATTATCGACCCAGGGCATGGTGGCAAACCATCAGCGTCTACAGGTCATTATTCGCATGGTGCGTCGGGCTCATATTCGTCAGAAAGGAATGTAACGCTGGCTATTGGCTTTAAATTGCAGGCCGCTATAGAAAAAGAATTGACCGGCGTTAAAGCTGTGATGACCCGTACTACCGAAGATGATGTTTCGTTTGAGCGCCGGGCCGAAATAGCAAACGAAAACAAGGGACAGCTTTTTATATCGCTCCACTGTAACTCATTATCTGACAGAACCGTTCGCGAAAAAGTGGGCACTAAACGTCATAAAGCCGTTTACCGCACGGTAAGAGTACCCGACCGTTCGGGCAAAGGTGTGCTGATTTTGGTTTACGGATTGCACCGTACCCGCGAGGAAGAAAGCGCTATTCAGAAAAATCAGGTTGGCGAGGAAAGTGAACTTGATGGCGGCGCATTGGATCCTAACGACCCGATGACCATTATTTTAACTAACGAGTACAAAAGGAAATTCCGTCAGCAAAGTATTAAACTGGCTACTTTAATAAATGGCGAGTTTACTGATACCGACGGAAGGCGCAGTGAGGGTATCAGGGAGCAAGGTATTTACGTGCTTTGTCACAGCGCAATGCCATCGGTACTGGTTGAAACCGGCTATATCAACAACCCGGATGATGAGAAATACCTCAACTCGGAAGATGGGCAAAACGAAATTGTGGCCTCAATTATCCGCGCATTAACAAGCTATAAAAAAGAAATGGAACAGGTTGCGCAATAA
- a CDS encoding MlaD family protein: MKISNETKIGALTAIAITILILGYSYLRGNDIFSGSNKYYAIYNSVEGLTVSKPVLVNGFQIGRISKMQLQPDGRTVVEFKIEPDVVVPKNTLAKLESTDLLGSKAIVFELGNSNVPAEDKDTLKADIQGSLAESLQPIQKKAELLITKLDSSLTAVNKILNPNFQKNIDRSFMSIANSLQTLEGTTKKIDHLVGAQSGHIDAILTNAEVVSGNLKTSTAHLNGMTANFEKVSNDVAAANLKQTLDNANKAMADLQATIAKINAGQGSLGLLLNDDKMYKNLTDASNNLNNLFIDLKAHPKRYVSFSVFGGKKD, translated from the coding sequence ATGAAAATCTCTAACGAAACAAAAATTGGTGCACTTACGGCCATTGCAATTACTATACTCATATTAGGTTACAGTTATTTACGCGGTAATGATATTTTTTCGGGATCAAATAAATACTACGCTATCTATAATAGTGTTGAAGGCCTTACCGTTTCAAAACCTGTTTTGGTAAACGGCTTCCAGATAGGACGCATCTCTAAAATGCAACTTCAGCCTGACGGGCGTACCGTGGTTGAATTTAAAATTGAACCGGATGTAGTTGTACCTAAAAATACGCTTGCTAAACTTGAAAGTACCGATTTGTTAGGCAGCAAAGCCATAGTTTTTGAGTTAGGGAATAGCAATGTACCCGCCGAAGATAAAGACACACTTAAAGCCGATATTCAGGGTAGCCTTGCAGAAAGCCTGCAACCAATACAAAAAAAGGCAGAGTTGTTGATCACCAAGCTCGATTCATCTTTAACAGCGGTAAACAAGATCCTGAACCCTAACTTTCAGAAAAACATCGATCGCAGCTTCATGAGCATCGCCAACTCTTTGCAAACGCTTGAAGGAACTACAAAAAAGATCGATCATCTTGTTGGTGCACAAAGCGGCCATATCGATGCCATTTTAACCAATGCTGAGGTAGTATCAGGCAATTTAAAAACAAGCACTGCACACCTTAACGGCATGACCGCTAACTTTGAAAAAGTAAGTAATGATGTAGCTGCAGCCAACCTGAAACAAACGCTTGATAACGCCAACAAAGCCATGGCCGATTTACAGGCAACAATCGCCAAGATCAACGCCGGTCAGGGTTCATTGGGTTTATTGCTTAACGACGATAAGATGTACAAAAACCTTACCGATGCATCAAATAACCTCAATAACCTGTTTATTGATTTGAAAGCGCATCCAAAACGCTACGTAAGCTTCTCAGTATTCGGTGGTAAAAAAGACTAA